In Campylobacter concisus, a single window of DNA contains:
- a CDS encoding imidazole glycerol phosphate synthase: MDFQNIQKQILVLKESLTALEQNSEHEIGLAVGVVEFNKNADELKKKLTNLKGESDFFKSVFNTEDYYENISTYLEQIKRSLNYKIEKNGVSFKANENLQESYVAILNIIEILVAEYQIQNKNKAKNLFSRTTDTTQIKSILAELNTLQERIHNVLHIHSRIVSNIILQNFKIIYTFFYNCIKAAKQRKDELLLVEIAGITDKIITMIKPVFSAKILNTNELIYHYLIFELKELKACAIGEELV; this comes from the coding sequence ATGGATTTTCAAAATATTCAAAAACAAATTTTAGTACTAAAAGAGAGCTTGACAGCATTAGAACAAAATAGTGAGCACGAGATCGGCTTGGCAGTTGGGGTTGTTGAGTTTAATAAAAACGCTGACGAACTTAAAAAAAAGCTTACAAATTTAAAAGGTGAAAGCGATTTTTTTAAAAGTGTCTTCAATACAGAGGACTATTATGAAAACATTAGTACTTATTTGGAGCAGATAAAGAGAAGCTTAAATTATAAAATTGAAAAAAACGGGGTGAGCTTTAAGGCAAATGAAAATTTACAAGAAAGCTATGTTGCCATTTTAAATATAATAGAAATTTTAGTAGCAGAATATCAAATACAAAACAAAAATAAAGCAAAAAATCTCTTTTCTAGGACAACAGATACTACTCAAATAAAATCAATACTTGCGGAGCTAAATACTCTACAAGAGCGTATACATAATGTTTTACATATTCATTCTAGGATAGTTTCAAATATTATTTTGCAAAATTTTAAGATAATTTATACGTTCTTTTATAATTGTATTAAGGCTGCAAAGCAACGCAAAGATGAGCTTTTGCTAGTGGAGATCGCGGGTATAACTGACAAGATAATAACTATGATAAAACCGGTCTTTAGTGCAAAAATTTTAAATACAAATGAGCTTATTTATCATTACTTGATCTTTGAGCTAAAAGAACTAAAAGCTTGTGCGATAGGCGAGGAGCTAGTTTAA